Within Populus trichocarpa isolate Nisqually-1 chromosome 6, P.trichocarpa_v4.1, whole genome shotgun sequence, the genomic segment GGATATGTATACAAGAATTACGCAGTCATTAACATCGTTAGTTAACAAATAAAtgggatttaattttaattattgcctcagctagaataaaaaaaacgtctaaggtttaattttaattattgccTGAGctagaataaataaaaggtAATTTGATAGGTTTGTCTAACTTGTTCGCACAAGTTGaccataaatttaataaacattcCGTAAAAGTCAAAGTAGCTTAGGATACCTTTCGAAATGAACTAAATCTTGTGCGACAACATCATTTTCAAGCAACTAGTAATCCAATTAGAgcttaaatttatttagaaagaacataattaatccatatatatatatatatatatatatatatatatatatatatatatatatatatatatatatatatatatcaccacTTCCACatctaatattattaatataaaccaTTTGGTAGATGATCTAGTAATAAGAACTTGGGATCAGGAGGTTTGCTTCCCTGTATTCTCAAGTTCGAGTTAtgtgattgctaatataatagtcattgaaggcttacatgatcattaatatTAGGACatgtaggattagtcgaggagcgtgtaagctgacccgaacacccacgttaatacaaaaaatagcTTCAATATGTCTTGAATGAGTTAAATCTTAGTAAATTAACCAGATACAATCTAAGATAAccgagaacaaaaaaaataatgataatagacatgtttttttataattttattttaaaaatatagaaatttattttaaaatattaattattaaataaaaaaattcacttcaagaccatattgaaaaaaaacatattttatatatttatctttaacatcatgtttttattttttatatatttatcatttttatagtttatactgaaaggaaaaataatcaaTAGCATAATTCAAACATGATACTCTCGAGCTAAATAATAGTTTTCTCTGTCACCTGAATGACTCATTTTCTCATCTCACAGTCATTAGATTATATCTACAACAAAGTCAACTTTCATTAAAACACCCACCGGCCCTTTAAATAAACAagtattgtattaaaaataattaaaaaaaaataagactttacccacccaaacaaaaaacacacaaaaaacagaagaagaagaataaaagtCAGGTGTAACGCAGCCCAAGATAGAAAAACACACATCATCACATGCATGGATAACACGTGTCAAGTCAACAATAAAGTAGCTAATAGCAATTTTGGCATTGACCTAGTCTAATAACCTCCTCACGCAACGGCTACGCGCATGAATCCCTCTTTTTTCgtaaaacaaacaaaacgaCCCTTCCTCTTTTCACGCTAACtaaattatttccttttttaattttctttttcaaaatcttgATCGATCTACTCTCTCTGTGGCGTCGTTTTGTGCTTTAACGCCTTTTAAGCGTTTCCGTTTCTCCTCATGGCATCTTGTGTCTCTTCTTTCTCTCAggttctctctcttctttctctccagttttatttaaaaaaaaaaatttgttgttgtttctattttttatcatgtaaatattatcttgctctttttttcttagatttaattattgatcAATGCAATTTTTGGAATGTAATTTGCGAGGATTTTgagtctttttttgtttttaagatttaatgtcattgattaattaagtagatgtttttttcttaagtttccattttttaatatgtaattcATGAGgactattttagattttattgaattaataaatgtaattgtaaatgaaattatatttttaaaaaattatatttttgaaaatgtaaTTTGCGAGTTTAATCTATGAGATTGTAGTGTAAGGTTAACAAATGTAATTTAGGGTTTAATTTTGCTTGAGTTTTAAGATTTGTAATCTTTGTTATTTGGTTGCTGTGCAGGTTAAGTTACTGAATTGGAAATGATTCAGTAAATGAAAAGATTGGTGAGAGATCAAATTATAGCAAAGTGTAATATAAaggaaaattattaatttcttcactgtcattgttgttgtttgtgTAATTGtgaataaagagagagcaaaagaAGGAGAATTGTGTAGTAATTCTTATTTTAGGGATGGGGTATTTGAATTCCGTTTTATCATCTTCAAGCCAAGTTTATGCTGATGATGCACCTGTAAGCGGCGGTGGTCTCAGGTTTCTATTAATTAGCTCTTTAATGTCTTTGTTAGATCTACTATGGTGTAAATATTTGggttaagttgttttttatatgtcaaTTGTTGGTTTGATGCAGTCAATGTTGTGTTTGGCCAGTATGTTGTTGTTTATGACATgggtttttgattttgtttacttGTTGATTAATATTGATTGTCTATGGCGAGTATGTTGTCTGTTCTTGCTATTAAATGCTTGTTTATGATCATTGATTCATGTCCAATCATGAAGATTTTGTTAAAtcataatcttttttgtttgaacTTGTAATCTATAAATTTAAAGCTCCGTGAATTCGGAAAGCTTTAACATATTTTCTGTCGATATTctgttcttttgttaatttcacAGCTGCTCGCTTATTACCTGTAATTCTTTTGCATGTCGTCTTATATGTCTTGATAACGTGCAAAATGAGAGAAATGTGACCTAAATCTCATTTTTGTCGCATTCAAGATTCCTTTTTGCGTTGAAAAAATAATGCTAGAAAGTCTTGATTCCCTCTTTGACGGATCTGACATATTATAGATTTGTCATGTTGAGGTGTCTTTCTTTGTGGAATGAGTTGTTATTTTCTTGCTCACTCTTGGACCTAATTCTTGAATCCAACAAGAAATGTTTTTATGAATCATCCAAAGTAATTATTGTGTCGCATGGACTGAAATTTGCATGGATTTGACTACTTGGTCTTGAACATGTGACTTAATACTCTGAGTGGATGGAAACATAATACTTAAAGTTTTGAAATGATTACCAAGAAATGGAAATTTTAACTCGAGTATTACTGAAATTCTGTAAGCAACATTTCTTGTTACTCTCCAATGTAGTTTCTATTTAACATTAACCAAGTAATGTGACATTCATGTAAGCTATGTGTGACATGCTGTGTAATTCTTAGATTGCCGGATTACATCTCTCTCAAAGATCactatttcttattttcttcctcTGCCTCCAATATTATTTAGTTCACAATATTTGTTTGGCTCCGAATTTGAAATTTTTCCTGCAACAGTCAGAATGGGAAATTCAGTTATGGATATGCAAGCTCTCCAGGGAAAAGATCTTCCATGGAAGATTTTTACGAGACAAGAATTGATGGTGTTGATGGAGAGATAGTTGGTCTTTTTGGAGTTTTTGATGGTATCTCTTTCTCTCATTTTACTCTTTGTTTCTACTTGTAGATGTATAtagcaaaattaatttagcaGGATAGTGAATGCAATAGAGATATGATGAGGGGGTACTTTCTATTAAATGCGTAATGCAGCAACATTAGTTTCATTAATTACTATGTGTGCATCCCACTTGGCACCAATCTAAGTAACTGTTGGTTTGTGATGGCTATTAATATGCAAGTGTGCTGTCTGATGAATATTCTTGTAATTCTCCACATGTGCCCTTTGCAATTTCTTGGgtaattttctcctttttatgcCTGATATCACATTATTTTCTGTCACCAGCATGTTGTATTCTCAACTGATGTGGTCCATAGGGGAAATTAAACTATCATAGATTAGCCCGTGTGCTCAATCTGTGATTTATTCTTGTGGAGGAGGAACGTGGTTGAACTGATTGTATGCAGATTTGGATATTTTGGTAGACAATTGTTTGCTCCAGTGTGGTTGCAGTACTTGAAGCCATATGCCAATGCCATTGTTGGCTGGGAATGGCAGATCTAGCATGTTTAATCACAAATTTTACGTTGAGACGGCCTATACCAGTCTGTTGTACTgttatttatttggtttaatagataatcactttttttttgtttgtagtgTTGCTAGCTAGTTGAAGAGAAATATAATCATATCATATCTTTTGcaataattttccttttcaatcttATGAGCAGATAATGTAGCAAATTTTCCTGGCATGGTTTTTCAGGTCATGGAGGTGCACGAGCAGCTGAATATGTGAAGCATAACCTTTTTAGCAATCTGATCAAGCACCCAAAGTTTATTTCCGACACCAAATCAGCTATATGTATCTCATTTCCTTAGTGCCaatgtttctttttatctaATCTTCAAATTTCTCGTTCAAGGAActtgatgtttaattttgaattgctCCCTCTCTCTGCAGCTGATGCATACAATCACACAGACTCTGAATTTCTGAAATCAGAAAATAATCAGAACCGGGATGCTGGATCAACTGCCTCTACAGCTATTCTTGTTGGTGATCGTTTGCTTGTCGCTAATGTTGGAGATTCCAGAGCTGTCATATGCCGGGGTGGCAATGGTGAGACTCAGAATGATTGTAAAACCATTTGCAACTTCTAgaatccttttcatttttccaACATGTGATGCATTTTATGAAAACAGTACTGCcagtgttttaatttttttgtttaagttggCTGTTGCCTAGAATTCCAAACTAAAGATTCAATTCATAGTCATCCGGTACTGTTGAAGAAATCATATAGAATAAGGcaatgctgctgctgctgctgctgttaagaattgtaaataataatacaatacaAGAGTGGAGACCGTGACTGAAACAAAATTTTAGTTATATGACTTGGTATCACTTCATTCATAATTTTGAAGCATTAAGAGAAATCAATGTGTAACTTCAATACAAAATCGTCATTTGAAATTTGGAGAGCCAAATCTGTTAGCTATAGTTAATGTCCTAGagcgtttctttttctttttctaagtgGGAACAGTCGATGCAAAAGACttgtcattttgattttgattttgatttccaaTAATAAAGTTCCAGTgcttgtgttaatttttttgtgatttttcactTAGGAAAGTGCATCTCATGGTAATATGTAATTTGGAAAGGTAAAGAAATCTATTATTGGCCTGTTAAATCAGGATAATGACAACGGACCAAAATACAGAAAGAAAAGCAGATGCTTTGGGAAAGAGTATGAGAGCATTTTTCTGAGTACTGTGGTTGTATCTGTTTAGTTTATCACATAATTAAGTCATTAAATTGTCTTGCCATTTTCTTTAGCTATTGCTGTTTCCCGAGATCACAAGCCAGACCAGACTGATGAGCGGCAACGGATTGAAGATGCTGGAGGATTTGTCATGTGGGCTGGTAAGGACCtcattctttctattttttgattaaaattttcttgGGCCATATGTATCTCGTGATGACTGGAAATAATGACAGGTACTTGGAGAGTTGGTGGTGTCCTAGCTGTCTCTCGTGCATTTGGTGATAGGCTCTTGAAGCAGTATGTTGTTGCTGACCCAGAAATCCAGGTCTGATTCTTAATCTATTCAACAAATGGTTGacatttttcaatttaagatACCTTAAAATGATAAATCTTCCAAAATTTATATGTCATTACTCATGAGCACATGCACACTTGCACTCACTCAGGTGCATTCAGGGATGCCTTTTGGAGATAGACTTTTAACTGCTAAATGCATGAATATTCATGAACATTGCTCAAGCGTTTCATTTCATAATTCTTGAGCAATGTATTGCTTTTCAATTACTTACAGTtgtccttaaaataaaaatacgcTCCAACATGACTATGGgccttgtgatttttttcttctgcgTCTTTTCTTTTGAGCATGTTTTGGTGACCAATATTCTCATGGAAATTGTAGGAGGAAAAGGTTGACAGCTCCCTTGAGTTTCTTATCCTTGCAAGTGATGGGTTATGGGATGTTGTCACAAACGAGGTTTGTCCTTTTAGCTTCTTTTATGCTTTCATGTTATGGAGGTTGATGATTCATTTTCCACCACTATGCAAATGATCTGGTGGAAATTGGCATACTGGTGCTTTTTAGTGAAGTTTTTTCCTCGTCAGAATAAAAACAGTTGATggtcttgttttttattttttatttttttgtcatcacCATCTGATGCTCCATCCATTCCTTAGGAAGCTGTTGAAATGATCCAGCCAATTCTGGACCCCGAGCAGGCAGCAAAGAGGTTGATGCAGGAAGCATACCAGCGAGGCAGTGCAGATAACATCACCTGTGTAGTAGTCCGTTTCTTGGGAAATCAAGGTGGTGCATCTGGTGGTGGCTCTGTGTGAGCATGCTGAACAGGTACTGTGCTAGGTTTTTATTCTTAcccaaggataaaaaaaaggaccagCATTGAATCCTGTGGTGCGAAGCTGATCAGGGAAACATGATAATAGCATCATATGTTTTGTAAGGATAGAAAGACGAAGGAAGTCGACAGGCTGCCAACGTGTATTTTACATGTTTCAGCTTCTAGAATAGAACTATCCAAGTTTAGCATACGTGCTTGGGTCTCGAGGTAGCTGGAACTGTGAGCTTGTGAGTCTGTAAAGAGTCTGGAGACTGTTTTATCCATTTCATCCGTCTGTTGTAAATGTGGTTTTCCATACTTAGGTTTCTTTCTTGCTAATTGCATCTCCTTTACCTGAGCTCTTTGTAGTGTTTCAGTTTTGTTCGGCTGCCTGTCTGAAGCCTCTCGATTTTTCTCGGTTAGATCACCATCGTGAACCATTCAGAGTTTCTGCTGCTGAAAAGCTCTTGGCAAGAAGATGCTTCTTCCCCCATGCCCCAAGAAGTCCGTGTAATCAGGCAATGAAAGCCCTTCAGAGGAGAAAATAGATTGGATCTCCTCTGATGGGGATGGGAATAAACTTTGGCTTGGTTACCATCCATCTATGCCACGACCAAATAAGGCAGTGGCAGTGAACTTGCGAGCTCTGAATTTCAATCACGCCGCTGCCTCTATTGCCTCCACCCTTACTTAGCCTCTACCTTTACCATGTTTGGATCTCGACCggaaaggaaagtgaaaaatGACTTGTTAATGTACTTAATTAGGGAATGCATAGTTAAGCAACTTATTAATCCCTATTTTGGGGGCAAAACACATGGTGGCATGAATCCCAACGCTTTATGGGAAGAAAATTAAGATATGCTGCATTTTTTATGCATAGTTGAAGGTTGATCCTGGATGTCAGGACCAGAAGATATTAATTTGGACAAACTTAGTTGATCCGGTCAAGTTTCTAGCCACCAAGTTGATCTGAAtatcttgttaaaaaataaaatattattgttttaatataaataattaattcatgttaACCCACGAATTAACTTAATGACCTAGCAATTTAAGTCTTTTCCAGGATTAATTTCTGGATTGGATCTGACAACCAATCTAAGTCAATTTACGGGGTCAATTTATGAATATATAGTGAGAGGACTCGTAATACGAATAAAAGCAAGCTCGACAAGCTTGCAAGGATTTGCCATTATGATCAGCGAGCGAATATTATCATCGTCCTCTTTTAAATACTAACAACTATAAATGTAAAAGTCGAAGAATTGGAGAGAAACTTCCCCCCGTGAAATAAAATACACCAACAAATCAGCTGCTGCTTTGCCATTATGAATTTTTCTTGCCTTGCTTTCCAAGGGTAAGAATAACTTGATAGAAAGTTTACAAGCACTCAAGTGCTTctgaataatttgaaaatatatcaaagaagaagaagaagcttttACCTATTAGTTGTTGTTCaccattttattcctttttttcaatgattagaGTATTCTTGGGTCATCTTTTCatacattaaaactattttttatttaatatttaacatgCTATTTCTTAATGTCACATGGTGTAATTATCAGAAATTCTCTTTCTTGCAATCTTcattaaaattcaaacaaaaaataataacatgagaatcaaatacattttaaatattttatttgattagtgtttttttctgtaaaaataaaaacaaatatagaagaaaCAAAATCGTGTTTagacatgataaaaatataaaataaatttatttttaatatttttttggagtgaatttatattctttcaaaacattaacaatatatttctcttgttttcactatctttattttttttatatttcaaattaaatattatctaaattttgataaattggGAAAAACATTTGCTTTTGAATATCTTCGTGAAACAAAGAATGATGTGTCATGATGCATAATATATCATCCGATGTATAAAAAGATATGGTCAAGGTTGAGTGTGATTGTTGTTATTATGGTGgtggtgattgtttttttaaatatatttttgcttgaaatatattaaaataatattatttttttattttttaaaatttatttttgacatcaacacatcaagatgatttaaaaaaataaaaaataattttaaatcaaaataaatttaatttttttttaaaataatagtcTTCCCATGACGATATTAAAAGGCAAGTTGACAATGTAAGGGTACTGACATGATTCTGATTTTGCTCTTCTTTTTGTGGGGTTGAAATGGGAATGGGGCCCTTATGTCTGTTAATGGGCCTTAATTAGTTTCTCGATAGTATTAGGTTTTTGCAGTTGCAAGCCCAGAGTTTGGAGCCCAATAGTAATGAGAGAGTTAGCTTAAATATTTAGCAAATGCTAGAGCTGACACGAGATATGCTCGGAAAAAGGGCTTATATCACtggattgatgaattaatttagctcaattattatttttttaaaaataactttgatttttatttagaaaaaaccTTTGGTGTTGACATTATTGAGTTTTATTATGTCATAAATTAAcccatcaaattaattaaatatgactAGGTccatcttttaaaattcaagttaaaattCAATCTAGATTAGATTCTGAATCGTTGGCTCTGATAGTAAttgaaacaaatgaaaacaacacaAGCAAcatgatattttgtcaattagaatcaccatttaaaaaaatttaattcaaaattttattattaactatttattttcaagtagtATGTTTCTTTAATagatttataactttttaaacaaactcaaaaaccaaactaagcaaattataaaacctaaatataaagaaaaaataactaaaaccataaaccaattagaataaataaaattattaaacaaattatttaattttttaaataaaattgaaaaaaaattatttttttaaatcctatCTCAACTTTATTACGAGGTCACCACAGATATTATACcataatttagaataaataaaattattaaacatattatttaattttttaaatgaaattaaaaatattttttttttaaatcctccTTAGGAAGCATATATAATTGTTGCATGCACAATCTCCACTTTATTACGAGGCCACCACAGATATTATACCATAATTTAGAATTtacttgtttttgtgtttggaaaatattttaaaaaattaaaaaatctatatattaaattaatttttatatatttttatattattttgatgtaataatatcaaaaataatttttttaaaaaataatattttaatatatttaaaaaataaattataaaacaacgCTGCTAAAACAACAACACCAGCTCATGGAACTGGCCATGCCAGGAGCCGGTGGTAAATTGTGGGCATGGCATGATGCAATCATTCATCCACAGGAGCATTATTTGAAATTCGAGTTACCAATGAAGACaaaccgataaaaaaaaaaattaaaataaaataaaataaaaaaaagaagggattGATACAATGTCCTAATCAAGTACAGAAGGAATCTACCCATTGACTGACTGATCTTATCACAAAGACAGTCCCCAGTCATTGTATCtacttttcttaaataaataaataaataaaaagttaataaatataataatctttcttcttccccatgaTGTGATTTCTtaccaataaaataattgacGCCCACCTATGATATCGGTGATTTTGATCTTCGTCTTCTATgaaagcaacaacaaaaaacctGTACTTCCCCGTAATTACTTTTAAGCACATAAAGCTGCTCAATCCTCCAATGGCATCACTGATTTTGATCTTTGTTTTAGATAACAATATAATATCTTAAAGTATAATTACGAGTTAATATCTTATCATTCTCGACACTTTGCCTACGCCTAAAAACGAGCTAGCTCCCTGTTCCTCCCAGGATTGAAATACCAGAACAGTGAAGCTGATTCTTGTCACAAAACAAAACTCATTACTGCATAAAAACGTGTACAAATTCAAGGCTTCCACCTTAATTATATACAACAACATTGAACTGCAAGAAGGATTACAGCAAAAATACAACAATCTCCTCTGCGAGAGGAGAGGGATAACTTGGGGTTTTTCGTTGCAGCATAGAGGGAGTTATTACCACTGAGAGCCCGTAACTCATCAGGAGT encodes:
- the LOC7489167 gene encoding probable protein phosphatase 2C 59; this translates as MGYLNSVLSSSSQVYADDAPVSGGGLSQNGKFSYGYASSPGKRSSMEDFYETRIDGVDGEIVGLFGVFDGHGGARAAEYVKHNLFSNLIKHPKFISDTKSAISDAYNHTDSEFLKSENNQNRDAGSTASTAILVGDRLLVANVGDSRAVICRGGNAIAVSRDHKPDQTDERQRIEDAGGFVMWAGTWRVGGVLAVSRAFGDRLLKQYVVADPEIQEEKVDSSLEFLILASDGLWDVVTNEEAVEMIQPILDPEQAAKRLMQEAYQRGSADNITCVVVRFLGNQGGASGGGSV